In Bacillus sp. DX3.1, the following proteins share a genomic window:
- a CDS encoding DUF1129 family protein, translated as MKAKDLIELNNKKRKLLTEENEAAYGDMLVYIRLANIPEQQVEELLLEILDHLLDAQEENKNAYDIFGNDLQAYCDEIIDALPKQNRWQRIATPTFMSSYLLAIFFAINSLAAFILPFFSDNERFQSVHVNFIFVFVIIIAIHLLIRFVFDFIKGDLFNNHMSNWNRVKRFIFQQSPWLILIVISLFFIDHPFLNYQVSPWIGALLAIAFYLFYKCFYRRVNF; from the coding sequence GTGAAAGCGAAAGATTTAATTGAGCTGAATAATAAAAAACGTAAATTATTGACGGAAGAAAATGAGGCTGCTTATGGGGATATGCTCGTATACATCCGATTAGCTAATATTCCAGAACAGCAAGTAGAAGAACTGCTGCTAGAGATTTTAGATCACTTGCTTGATGCACAAGAAGAAAATAAAAATGCTTATGATATTTTTGGAAATGACTTACAAGCTTACTGCGATGAAATTATCGATGCTCTTCCAAAACAAAATAGATGGCAGCGTATAGCCACGCCAACATTTATGAGTAGTTACTTACTCGCTATATTTTTCGCTATCAATTCTCTCGCTGCTTTTATTTTGCCCTTTTTCTCTGACAACGAACGATTTCAATCTGTACATGTAAATTTTATATTTGTGTTTGTAATAATTATTGCAATACACCTTCTTATTCGTTTCGTATTTGATTTTATCAAAGGAGACCTATTCAACAACCATATGAGTAATTGGAATCGTGTAAAAAGATTCATTTTTCAACAAAGCCCATGGCTTATACTTATTGTCATTTCTTTATTCTTTATAGATCATCCATTTTTGAATTATCAAGTTTCTCCTTGGATTGGAGCATTACTTGCCATTGCTTTTTATCTTTTTTATAAGTGTTTTTATAGACGTGTAAATTTTTAA
- a CDS encoding DUF1048 domain-containing protein: MNAKDMVELNNKKRKLLTSENENIYGDMLIYLRFTSIPQEQMEELLLEILDHLLEAQKDGKNPYDIFGEDLKAYCDELIKSSEHQTTFEKGAVIGFAVSLLLAIQFGYDTFTHVLFSHANKSGIPFSIPGTILSAIILTAGAFLTFFLLRRYSFTILASWKQKIMLILSVFIPFGLSVFANIYFKTKPYLSYNLTVWQGALIAISFYILYKVLYKTSRF, from the coding sequence ATGAACGCAAAAGACATGGTTGAACTTAACAATAAAAAACGCAAACTTCTAACCTCCGAAAACGAAAATATTTATGGCGATATGCTCATATATTTACGTTTTACCAGTATTCCGCAAGAGCAAATGGAGGAACTATTATTAGAAATATTAGATCACCTTTTAGAAGCTCAAAAAGATGGAAAGAATCCTTACGATATTTTTGGAGAGGATTTAAAAGCATATTGTGATGAATTAATTAAATCCTCTGAACACCAGACTACTTTCGAAAAGGGTGCAGTTATTGGCTTCGCAGTTAGTTTATTACTAGCTATCCAATTCGGGTATGATACATTTACGCATGTGCTTTTTAGTCATGCAAATAAATCAGGAATTCCATTTAGTATCCCTGGAACAATATTGTCAGCTATTATTTTAACCGCTGGTGCTTTTTTAACCTTTTTCTTATTAAGACGCTATTCTTTTACAATATTAGCATCTTGGAAGCAAAAAATTATGCTTATATTATCAGTTTTCATACCTTTTGGATTATCAGTATTTGCAAACATTTATTTTAAAACAAAACCTTATTTATCCTACAACTTAACAGTTTGGCAAGGTGCTCTTATTGCAATTTCCTTTTACATTTTATACAAAGTTCTATATAAAACCTCTCGATTTTAA
- a CDS encoding PadR family transcriptional regulator, with protein sequence MHSQMLKGVLEGCILYIISQEEVYGYELSTKLNQYGFTFVSEGSIYPLLLRMQKEKLIAGTLKASSLGPKRKYYHVTDKGFEQLEEFKRSWGMVSTTVNNLLQGE encoded by the coding sequence ATGCATAGTCAAATGTTAAAAGGTGTGCTCGAAGGATGTATTTTATACATCATTTCCCAAGAAGAAGTTTACGGATACGAACTGAGCACGAAATTAAACCAATATGGTTTTACATTCGTAAGCGAAGGTAGCATCTATCCCCTTTTGCTACGAATGCAAAAAGAAAAACTCATTGCTGGCACATTAAAAGCCTCTAGCCTTGGACCAAAGCGAAAATATTACCATGTAACGGATAAAGGCTTTGAACAATTAGAAGAGTTCAAAAGGAGCTGGGGAATGGTTTCAACGACGGTAAATAATTTATTGCAGGGAGAGTGA